In Candidatus Chlorohelix allophototropha, one DNA window encodes the following:
- a CDS encoding ABC transporter ATP-binding protein, whose amino-acid sequence MAQPLLEVKNLKVNFKTDDGMVKAVNDVSFYLNEGETLGIVGESGSGKSVTSLAIMRLLPSPPSRIDPTSQLIFRGRDLLKLKEDEMRKVRGREIAMIFQDPMTSLNPVLTIGKQITESLKLHLKMTDIQAKNRAVELLKLVGIPSADKRLGDYPHQFSGGMRQRVMIAMAISCDPKLLIADEPTTALDVTIQAQILELLKKLRNELGSSIILITHDLGVVAGMCDRIQVMYAGRIVETAKAKPLYVNPRHPYTIGLLNSIPRLDEHRAARLVPIIGLPPDMITMPPGCSFEPRCAYRNSAVCQSKTPELREVEAEHNSACLFDITKESPTTVNLAEKVIA is encoded by the coding sequence ATGGCTCAACCTCTTCTCGAAGTTAAAAACCTAAAAGTTAACTTTAAAACCGATGATGGCATGGTTAAAGCCGTCAATGATGTATCCTTTTACTTAAACGAGGGCGAAACACTGGGTATTGTAGGCGAGAGCGGTTCCGGTAAGTCGGTAACCAGCCTTGCAATTATGCGCCTATTGCCTAGTCCTCCTTCTCGTATTGATCCTACCAGTCAGCTTATTTTTCGAGGTCGTGATCTGCTCAAGCTCAAAGAGGATGAAATGCGGAAGGTGCGTGGCAGGGAAATTGCCATGATTTTCCAAGACCCTATGACCAGCCTCAACCCGGTGCTTACCATCGGCAAGCAGATTACCGAAAGTCTTAAGCTTCATTTGAAAATGACCGATATTCAGGCTAAAAACCGTGCCGTTGAGTTGCTTAAATTGGTAGGTATTCCTTCCGCCGATAAACGCCTAGGCGATTATCCCCATCAGTTTTCCGGCGGTATGCGTCAGCGGGTGATGATTGCTATGGCGATTAGCTGTGACCCAAAATTACTGATAGCGGATGAGCCGACCACTGCTTTGGATGTGACTATTCAGGCGCAAATCCTTGAATTGTTAAAGAAACTTCGCAATGAGCTTGGTAGTTCGATTATACTGATTACCCACGACCTCGGTGTTGTGGCGGGTATGTGCGATCGGATTCAGGTGATGTATGCCGGACGCATCGTTGAAACTGCTAAAGCAAAGCCACTCTATGTGAATCCGCGCCATCCCTATACTATCGGGTTACTTAATTCTATCCCTCGCTTGGATGAGCATCGTGCCGCCCGATTGGTACCGATTATAGGGTTGCCGCCCGATATGATCACTATGCCGCCCGGTTGTTCTTTTGAACCACGCTGTGCCTACCGCAATAGCGCGGTGTGCCAGAGCAAAACTCCCGAATTGCGCGAAGTGGAAGCCGAGCATAATTCGGCTTGTTTGTTCGATATAACTAAAGAATCTCCTACCACCGTTAATCTAGCTGAAAAGGTGATTGCATAA
- a CDS encoding RusA family crossover junction endodeoxyribonuclease → MIKKSKESGNTRGNKLPTLEITLPLPPSINVQYATVEGKRTLTETARKWKRQVERRVEQMEEEEVLTDEMLTAFTQNYLSVFMQFFFPSPHRRDLDGGLKIALDALCEALHLNDNRVVEIHLQKRIDPLDPRVEVFLEGVNDWVFDEQYVLLEDNPAQVKKVGN, encoded by the coding sequence ATGATTAAAAAGAGTAAGGAGTCGGGTAACACCAGAGGAAACAAATTACCGACTCTTGAAATAACTTTGCCTCTACCTCCAAGTATTAATGTTCAGTATGCAACGGTTGAAGGGAAGCGTACTCTGACAGAAACCGCCCGAAAATGGAAACGGCAGGTCGAACGACGAGTCGAACAAATGGAAGAGGAAGAAGTTCTCACCGACGAGATGCTTACAGCTTTTACGCAAAATTATTTATCGGTATTTATGCAATTCTTCTTTCCTTCCCCCCACCGTCGGGATTTGGATGGCGGTTTAAAAATTGCCCTTGATGCGCTATGTGAGGCTTTACATCTTAACGATAACCGGGTAGTCGAAATACACCTTCAAAAGCGGATTGACCCTCTCGACCCTCGTGTTGAAGTTTTCCTTGAAGGAGTAAACGACTGGGTCTTCGACGAACAATATGTGTTGTTGGAAGATAACCCGGCGCAAGTTAAGAAAGTTGGAAACTGA
- a CDS encoding response regulator transcription factor, with protein MKVLIAEDEKDIRRLISFTLERAGFEIVEAVDGKQAIEMAKLHNPNLILLDVMMPYMDGYEVCRRLRSEPATTNTPVLFLSAKGQHHEIGEGLSAGATDYIVKPFTPRELVAKVKELTGTG; from the coding sequence ATGAAGGTTCTTATCGCAGAAGACGAGAAAGATATAAGGCGCTTGATCAGTTTTACGTTGGAGAGAGCGGGCTTTGAAATTGTGGAAGCCGTAGATGGCAAACAAGCGATAGAAATGGCAAAGCTACACAATCCTAATTTGATTCTTTTGGACGTTATGATGCCTTATATGGATGGTTATGAAGTTTGCCGCCGTTTACGCTCCGAACCAGCCACTACCAATACCCCTGTACTTTTCCTCTCCGCCAAGGGGCAACACCACGAAATCGGTGAGGGCTTAAGCGCGGGTGCAACTGATTATATTGTAAAACCCTTCACGCCCCGTGAGTTAGTGGCTAAAGTAAAAGAACTTACCGGGACGGGTTAG
- the guaA gene encoding glutamine-hydrolyzing GMP synthase → MSGTVPTSRSYTAPANESIIIFDFGSQFTRLIARRIREAHVYCEILPADAPKEQIDALNPRGFILSGGPASVYEEGSPQLASYILDYGVPVLGICYGMGLLARALGGNVQPAELREYGQADVQIDQRNLIFAGLPSPLSVWMSHGDHIEAAPPNFEIIAHTENSPVAAMLGTLPATGALAIGLQFHPEVNHTAHGAEIIQHFLFQICHCSGNWTPDSFIQTAISRIQETVGPEGKAICALSGGVDSAVAATLISKALGDRLTCIFVNNGLLRQGEPESVLNTFGNKMGLKLDYVDASARFLERLAGVEDPEEKRKIIGNEFIRIFEEEARKIGPVDWLVQGTLYPDVIESATPETKNASRIKTHHNVGGLPPDMQFKLIEPLRYLFKDEVRQVGLELGLSREIVWRQPFPGPGLAVRVIGAVDENRLVILRAADAIVREEIVNAGLDGEGAVWQYFAVLTPLQSVGVMGDGRTYNNVLAVRAVSSRDGMTADWARLPHELLARISNRIVNEVKGVNRVVYDITSKPPATIEWE, encoded by the coding sequence ATGTCCGGCACAGTACCAACCAGCAGGTCTTATACCGCGCCAGCGAATGAGTCCATTATCATCTTTGATTTCGGCTCTCAATTTACCCGACTTATTGCGCGCCGGATACGTGAAGCACATGTCTATTGTGAAATTCTGCCTGCCGATGCCCCCAAAGAGCAAATCGATGCCCTTAACCCACGCGGGTTCATTTTGAGTGGTGGACCTGCCAGCGTTTACGAAGAGGGATCGCCCCAACTCGCCAGCTACATCCTAGATTATGGTGTACCCGTACTGGGTATCTGCTACGGTATGGGATTATTGGCACGTGCCCTCGGCGGCAATGTGCAACCTGCCGAACTTCGCGAATACGGACAAGCTGATGTACAAATCGATCAGCGCAACCTCATATTCGCGGGCTTACCTAGTCCTCTTAGCGTTTGGATGAGTCATGGCGATCATATTGAGGCAGCGCCACCTAATTTTGAGATCATTGCCCATACGGAAAACAGCCCTGTTGCGGCAATGCTTGGCACGCTGCCTGCTACGGGCGCACTTGCAATCGGGTTGCAGTTTCATCCTGAAGTAAACCACACAGCTCATGGCGCAGAAATTATTCAGCATTTCCTGTTTCAGATTTGCCATTGTTCAGGAAACTGGACTCCCGACTCATTCATCCAAACTGCTATTAGCCGTATTCAGGAAACGGTCGGACCTGAAGGGAAAGCAATTTGTGCGCTTAGCGGAGGAGTCGATTCGGCAGTTGCAGCCACCCTCATATCCAAAGCGTTGGGAGATCGCCTTACCTGTATTTTCGTGAATAATGGCTTATTAAGGCAGGGCGAACCGGAGAGTGTCCTCAACACTTTTGGCAATAAAATGGGCTTGAAGCTAGACTATGTAGATGCTTCCGCTCGTTTTCTTGAGCGGTTGGCAGGTGTAGAAGACCCGGAAGAAAAACGTAAGATCATCGGCAACGAATTTATTCGTATCTTTGAAGAAGAAGCCCGTAAAATCGGACCGGTTGATTGGCTGGTACAAGGCACGCTTTATCCCGATGTAATCGAAAGCGCTACGCCCGAAACCAAAAATGCCAGTCGCATCAAAACCCACCATAATGTGGGAGGCTTACCCCCGGACATGCAATTCAAACTGATTGAACCGCTGCGTTATCTCTTCAAAGATGAGGTGCGCCAAGTTGGGCTGGAACTGGGATTGTCACGAGAGATAGTTTGGCGGCAACCTTTCCCCGGACCCGGTTTAGCAGTGCGGGTAATCGGTGCAGTCGATGAAAACCGCTTGGTTATTTTAAGAGCAGCGGATGCAATTGTACGCGAAGAAATTGTGAATGCAGGGCTGGATGGTGAAGGGGCAGTTTGGCAATACTTTGCCGTTCTGACCCCCTTGCAAAGCGTCGGCGTTATGGGAGATGGGCGAACTTATAATAATGTACTGGCAGTGCGCGCTGTCAGTAGCCGCGATGGTATGACAGCCGATTGGGCGCGTTTGCCGCATGAATTACTGGCGCGTATCAGTAATCGCATAGTCAATGAAGTAAAGGGCGTAAACAGAGTAGTGTATGACATTACCAGTAAACCGCCTGCCACCATCGAATGGGAATAG
- a CDS encoding phosphoglyceromutase, with amino-acid sequence MQKNFIFLFLDGVGLGTDSPENPLAHKEATPFLNGLLGSKPLSGYEADYTNLLFKSIDAQLGIPGLPQSATGQAALYTGQNAPAYLGRHMTGFANGSLRVLIEESGIFKQAKAIGAKPTHANLYSQGYFRAVEQRRIRYSVGTLVGLTAGVPFRMPEDYERGEAVFWDITGERMPDREVHISPIAATEAGKRLANIGGNHNLTLFECYLPDFAGHSQNMELSLSVLQLIDRFLNSVIQNLSGDTTLLVTSDHGNVEDLSTKGHTYNPVPLLVVGPDAGKFRAVKDITGLTPKIIELLGE; translated from the coding sequence GTGCAAAAAAATTTTATATTCCTCTTTCTGGATGGGGTGGGTCTTGGAACAGATTCACCAGAAAATCCGCTTGCTCATAAAGAAGCAACTCCTTTTTTAAATGGCTTGTTAGGCAGTAAACCTCTAAGCGGTTATGAAGCTGATTATACCAATCTGCTGTTCAAATCAATTGATGCTCAATTGGGGATACCGGGTTTACCACAAAGCGCTACCGGACAAGCCGCTCTATACACCGGACAGAATGCACCCGCTTATCTTGGTAGACATATGACCGGCTTCGCCAATGGTTCGTTACGAGTTTTGATAGAAGAAAGCGGGATTTTTAAACAGGCGAAAGCGATCGGTGCAAAACCTACGCATGCCAACCTCTACTCTCAAGGCTATTTTCGGGCAGTGGAACAGCGCCGAATCCGTTATTCGGTTGGCACTTTGGTAGGGCTTACTGCCGGAGTGCCTTTTCGTATGCCCGAAGACTATGAAAGAGGTGAAGCAGTTTTCTGGGATATTACCGGAGAGCGAATGCCAGACCGAGAAGTACATATAAGCCCGATTGCGGCTACCGAAGCAGGAAAACGGCTGGCTAATATCGGAGGCAACCACAATCTTACGCTTTTTGAATGTTATCTACCGGATTTTGCAGGGCATAGTCAGAATATGGAGTTATCGCTCTCCGTATTGCAATTGATTGATCGATTTCTAAATAGTGTTATTCAAAATCTTTCCGGCGATACCACATTATTAGTAACAAGCGATCATGGTAATGTTGAGGATTTATCGACTAAAGGGCATACCTATAACCCCGTGCCGCTATTGGTAGTGGGACCTGATGCAGGTAAGTTCCGTGCTGTAAAAGATATTACCGGATTAACGCCTAAAATTATCGAATTATTGGGTGAATGA
- a CDS encoding ABC transporter permease, which yields MIKYFIRRILWIIPVFLGVTLITSTFMHLLPGNPFTSDKLSADAQHRILAAYGLDKPIWEQYLIYVFNFVRGDWGVSLSLQMGRPISTIIAEHIGFSLQVAVIAISTVIVIGVPFGIIAALNHNKWLDYVATGVSLFFYSIPSFVLGILTLILILWSNNTFGWTTKLTNTNPTFIDLLIPGIVLGIRPASIVTRLTRSSMLEVLGQDYIRTAGAKGLSRGMIITRHALKNALIPIVTVLGDEFGGLAVGSVTIETVFAIPGIGAYLVSSIEARDYAMILITTSLYAMIVVVINLVVDLLYGFIDPRIKYTTRKVG from the coding sequence ATGATTAAATATTTTATTCGCCGCATTCTCTGGATAATCCCGGTCTTTTTGGGGGTAACACTCATTACCTCTACCTTTATGCACTTGTTACCGGGAAACCCCTTTACCAGCGACAAATTGTCCGCTGATGCCCAGCACCGAATCCTTGCTGCGTACGGTCTTGATAAACCAATCTGGGAACAATACCTAATTTATGTATTCAACTTTGTGCGTGGGGACTGGGGTGTAAGTCTATCGCTCCAAATGGGTCGCCCAATTAGTACAATTATCGCGGAGCATATAGGCTTTAGCCTACAGGTAGCCGTGATTGCTATCTCCACTGTAATTGTAATCGGTGTACCCTTCGGTATTATTGCCGCTCTGAACCATAACAAATGGCTGGATTATGTGGCTACCGGGGTATCCCTTTTCTTCTACTCTATTCCTTCTTTTGTTCTCGGTATCCTGACCCTAATCCTGATTCTGTGGTCGAATAATACTTTCGGTTGGACTACGAAATTGACCAATACAAACCCGACTTTTATTGATTTGTTGATTCCGGGTATTGTACTTGGTATTCGCCCTGCCAGCATCGTCACTCGCCTTACTCGCTCAAGTATGCTTGAAGTATTGGGACAGGATTATATTCGCACTGCCGGGGCAAAAGGTTTGAGTCGTGGAATGATAATTACCCGTCACGCGCTCAAAAATGCCCTTATTCCGATTGTAACGGTACTGGGTGACGAGTTCGGGGGGTTGGCGGTGGGTAGTGTAACCATTGAAACAGTGTTTGCCATTCCCGGCATCGGCGCTTATCTAGTTTCCAGTATTGAAGCCCGTGACTATGCAATGATTTTGATTACCACTTCGCTATATGCAATGATTGTAGTAGTGATAAATCTAGTAGTAGATTTACTTTACGGGTTTATCGACCCTCGCATTAAATATACTACGAGGAAGGTGGGATAG
- a CDS encoding response regulator transcription factor, with amino-acid sequence MNRPTILVVDDDPNILKLVRSALEAENLDVSTAITGQQALTKITKELPSLAIVDLNLPDIHGFEVCRRLQQYAIIPVIMLTGVDSEDTIVEGINSYAEDYITKPFNARELAARVRRVLRRFGDVQSTSSSAEVVVDQELKINFGQHWAEVRGNKQELTPTESKLLHMLIRHAGQVLTTDSLLARVWSSDEEVYVEGLRVHIRRLREKIEPDPGKPSYILTERGVGYRFKTFSNNQENETEIKEEGSDEKKEGISESENDALALP; translated from the coding sequence ATGAACAGACCTACCATATTAGTGGTGGATGATGACCCAAATATCCTTAAACTGGTACGGAGCGCGCTGGAAGCTGAAAATCTTGACGTAAGCACCGCTATTACCGGACAGCAAGCCCTGACTAAAATAACCAAAGAATTGCCTAGCCTTGCAATTGTCGATCTCAATTTGCCGGATATTCACGGCTTTGAAGTTTGCCGCAGGTTGCAGCAATATGCCATAATCCCGGTAATAATGCTCACCGGAGTTGACTCCGAAGATACTATTGTAGAAGGTATCAATTCTTACGCTGAAGACTATATTACCAAGCCCTTCAACGCGCGTGAACTTGCAGCGCGGGTACGCCGGGTTTTGCGGCGCTTCGGAGATGTACAATCCACCAGCTCTTCAGCCGAAGTAGTGGTTGACCAAGAACTCAAAATCAATTTTGGACAACATTGGGCAGAAGTGCGCGGCAACAAACAAGAACTTACCCCAACCGAATCGAAGTTATTACATATGCTCATACGGCATGCCGGGCAGGTTCTAACTACCGACTCACTACTGGCGAGAGTATGGAGTTCCGATGAAGAAGTCTATGTAGAAGGCTTGCGAGTACATATCCGCCGCCTCCGTGAGAAAATAGAACCAGATCCCGGTAAGCCTAGCTATATACTTACCGAACGAGGGGTTGGGTATCGTTTCAAAACCTTCAGTAACAATCAGGAAAATGAAACCGAAATAAAAGAAGAGGGTAGCGACGAAAAAAAAGAGGGGATTTCAGAGAGCGAAAATGATGCATTAGCGCTTCCCTAA
- a CDS encoding peptide ABC transporter substrate-binding protein, whose amino-acid sequence MILKKKLHLLVVGIFIAALVSACGDNTATPVPATTTAAATTAAATTASAATTAAAATTASAATTAAATTAAATTAAAAASGTFRDRWASEPKTLDPGLITDEISIRYGQNIFQGLVEFDNNLQVVPAAAEALPTVSADGKTYTYKLKKGLKWSNGDALTMKDFVYGWNRVAQLGVLAQYAFIFSLIDGFDAVSTEKDDAKRQAATVSGIKLVDDYTATITLTDAASYFLTENALWAYWPVNQKAVESNGNKFDDKNTWSLDASKIVTNGPFIITDWKHDVSMAFAPNPNYVGDNKPKISKVTVDIIKEDATAKLKFDNGELDDTIVPVSDIQATKKDAKYKDSYHEFPQARISWLAFNMSGDNVFAKNLKLRQAFSYAIDRQLITDGALQGSALPSTILLPAGIPGAKQLDSYAFSADKAKQTLKDAGYDTADKVKALEDTINGYGGGKSGGIAFNNDSSAAKAWMENVQQQIKTNLGLSLNLNPVATFKEFLERRDTNHEFQGIYRGSWGADYPDAQNFYTALFQSKSGTNQSQYKSAAFDALVLKADLGKTPAERAEFYQQAEALLQADAAYIPNFSGIVVRLINPKLQGYGYNAQSPYQWKYMTIKP is encoded by the coding sequence ATGATACTTAAGAAGAAATTGCATCTTTTAGTGGTGGGCATTTTCATTGCTGCGCTGGTATCGGCTTGCGGTGATAACACTGCAACTCCCGTGCCTGCTACCACTACCGCTGCTGCCACTACCGCCGCTGCTACCACTGCATCGGCAGCTACCACCGCTGCGGCAGCTACTACTGCGTCGGCAGCCACTACTGCGGCAGCTACCACTGCGGCAGCTACTACCGCTGCGGCTGCGGCTAGCGGTACTTTCCGCGACCGCTGGGCTAGCGAACCCAAAACCCTTGACCCCGGTTTAATCACCGATGAAATCAGTATTCGCTACGGTCAGAACATTTTCCAAGGTTTGGTTGAATTTGATAATAACCTTCAGGTAGTTCCGGCGGCGGCTGAAGCCCTGCCCACCGTTTCGGCGGACGGCAAGACTTATACCTACAAGCTGAAAAAGGGTCTCAAGTGGAGCAACGGCGATGCGTTGACCATGAAGGACTTTGTGTACGGTTGGAACCGGGTCGCTCAGTTGGGCGTATTGGCTCAGTACGCTTTCATTTTCTCCTTGATTGATGGCTTTGATGCGGTCAGTACTGAGAAGGATGATGCCAAGCGCCAGGCGGCTACCGTTTCCGGTATCAAACTGGTAGATGATTATACTGCCACTATTACGCTCACCGATGCTGCTTCTTACTTCTTGACCGAGAACGCATTATGGGCTTACTGGCCCGTAAACCAGAAAGCAGTAGAGAGCAATGGTAATAAGTTTGATGATAAAAACACATGGTCACTTGATGCTTCCAAGATTGTTACAAACGGACCTTTTATTATTACTGACTGGAAGCACGATGTCAGTATGGCTTTCGCCCCGAACCCTAATTATGTGGGTGATAACAAGCCAAAAATCAGCAAGGTAACTGTGGACATTATTAAAGAAGATGCCACCGCCAAACTGAAGTTTGATAACGGCGAACTCGATGACACTATTGTGCCGGTATCCGATATCCAGGCAACCAAGAAAGATGCGAAGTACAAGGATTCGTACCACGAATTCCCGCAGGCTCGTATTAGCTGGTTGGCTTTCAATATGAGTGGTGACAACGTTTTTGCCAAGAACCTGAAGTTGCGCCAAGCTTTCTCCTATGCGATTGACCGCCAGTTAATCACTGACGGCGCTTTGCAGGGTTCGGCTCTGCCTTCTACTATCTTGCTGCCAGCCGGTATTCCGGGCGCTAAACAACTTGATAGCTATGCTTTTAGCGCAGACAAAGCCAAGCAGACGCTTAAGGATGCTGGCTATGACACCGCTGACAAGGTGAAAGCGCTTGAAGATACCATCAACGGTTACGGTGGCGGCAAGAGCGGCGGTATTGCTTTCAATAATGACTCCAGTGCTGCCAAAGCTTGGATGGAAAATGTCCAGCAGCAGATTAAGACCAATCTGGGTCTGAGTCTCAACCTGAACCCGGTAGCAACCTTCAAGGAATTCCTAGAACGCCGCGACACCAACCATGAGTTCCAGGGAATCTATCGCGGTAGCTGGGGTGCTGACTACCCGGACGCTCAGAATTTCTACACCGCACTGTTCCAGTCCAAGTCGGGTACCAACCAGAGCCAGTACAAGAGTGCTGCGTTCGATGCTTTGGTATTAAAGGCTGATTTGGGTAAGACTCCGGCGGAACGGGCTGAGTTCTATCAGCAGGCAGAAGCTCTGCTTCAAGCAGATGCAGCTTACATACCGAATTTTTCCGGTATTGTTGTACGCTTGATCAATCCTAAGCTTCAGGGCTATGGTTACAATGCGCAAAGCCCTTACCAGTGGAAGTATATGACTATCAAGCCATAA
- a CDS encoding sensor histidine kinase, whose translation MSISDAYNRDRSKASSDTSTTPNRSSNNSKKGADISLESEVILLRQRLAEYEAELRSLHLQNEQLRERLSNSHVSEKERAEFISNVAHELRSPLTSIKGYVDLLLEGEAGDLTELQNEFLCVVGANNEKLARIISDLLDVSRLESGRLSFNPGPRSLREIAEQAIEATKAQFEAKSINFVIELPVALTRHGVLEVNVDPDRLIQAIKVLLSNSTRYTPNGGTVKFSVQADEADMQAIISITDQSPPINQHEIPALFTKFWQSENPAWRETGSPGLSLALVKAIAEMHDGNVSVVPNPAGTNTFTITLPLLITPQPHKVTELTGNIEVQHAVLVITQNPMFAKFAEEVLSDSGFQVVVTEDYSVISSPMPAWIPDLILADGNAIISENKNPVIGSVPLLQVSLSELEMMVLAEGAVAVLPYPASDSATLEYILQIIGTEVPEVLAESYRATETILLVSQVSSNLRNLDKLLRDAGFTKVYRATMEYDALALARRYRPSFMLVDLNNGKKVSGALFEALNEDPLLRKTLSLIFVPPDYIMQTVVPDYQPGTSNVEKFDSKTYTNHVPKPFLRRRFLSLAKRLVGKS comes from the coding sequence ATGAGCATCTCTGATGCTTACAACCGTGACCGATCAAAGGCGAGTTCAGATACTTCTACCACGCCTAATCGCTCCTCGAATAATTCAAAAAAAGGTGCGGACATTTCGCTTGAGTCTGAGGTGATTTTGCTGAGGCAGCGACTTGCCGAATATGAGGCAGAACTGCGGTCATTACATCTTCAGAATGAGCAATTGAGAGAACGTTTAAGCAATAGCCACGTAAGTGAAAAAGAACGGGCTGAATTCATTTCAAATGTAGCCCATGAACTTCGCAGCCCCCTCACCTCTATCAAAGGTTATGTGGATTTATTATTAGAAGGTGAAGCCGGAGACCTGACCGAATTACAAAATGAATTTTTATGCGTGGTAGGTGCGAATAATGAAAAACTCGCTCGTATAATAAGCGATTTGCTGGATGTTTCGCGTCTCGAATCGGGACGATTAAGCTTTAACCCCGGTCCTCGTAGCCTACGTGAGATTGCAGAACAAGCAATTGAAGCTACCAAAGCGCAGTTTGAAGCAAAATCTATTAATTTTGTGATTGAATTACCTGTAGCTTTAACCCGACACGGGGTTCTGGAAGTTAACGTTGACCCGGACAGATTGATTCAAGCTATCAAAGTATTGCTTAGCAACTCGACGCGCTATACCCCCAATGGAGGTACAGTAAAGTTTAGTGTTCAAGCGGATGAAGCCGATATGCAGGCTATAATCAGCATTACTGATCAAAGTCCTCCTATCAACCAACATGAGATTCCCGCTCTTTTCACTAAATTCTGGCAATCCGAAAATCCAGCATGGAGAGAAACAGGTAGCCCCGGATTAAGTTTAGCGCTTGTAAAGGCAATCGCCGAAATGCACGACGGTAATGTTAGTGTTGTACCCAACCCTGCCGGAACCAATACCTTCACTATAACATTGCCGCTCCTGATTACACCACAACCACACAAAGTTACAGAACTTACCGGAAATATCGAGGTACAGCACGCCGTACTGGTAATAACCCAAAACCCTATGTTTGCTAAATTTGCGGAAGAGGTGCTGTCGGATAGTGGATTTCAGGTGGTTGTAACAGAAGATTACTCGGTAATATCGTCTCCTATGCCTGCTTGGATTCCTGATTTAATCCTTGCAGATGGAAATGCCATAATTTCTGAGAATAAAAATCCGGTAATTGGAAGTGTGCCGTTATTACAGGTGTCGCTTTCGGAATTGGAAATGATGGTGTTGGCAGAAGGAGCAGTTGCCGTACTACCCTATCCTGCTTCAGATAGCGCCACTCTCGAATATATTTTGCAAATTATCGGCACTGAAGTACCGGAGGTTTTAGCTGAATCCTATCGAGCTACCGAGACTATCTTATTGGTTAGCCAAGTTAGTTCAAATCTTCGAAACCTTGACAAGTTGTTACGAGATGCAGGCTTTACTAAAGTATATCGTGCAACTATGGAATATGATGCACTGGCGTTAGCACGTAGATACCGCCCCTCTTTCATGTTGGTGGATTTAAATAATGGGAAAAAAGTAAGCGGGGCTTTATTCGAAGCACTAAACGAAGACCCATTACTTAGGAAAACTCTCTCATTGATATTTGTGCCACCCGATTATATAATGCAAACGGTAGTTCCGGATTACCAACCCGGTACATCTAATGTTGAAAAGTTTGACTCGAAGACTTATACCAATCACGTGCCTAAGCCTTTTTTGCGCCGACGCTTTTTAAGTCTCGCTAAGAGATTAGTTGGCAAAAGTTGA
- a CDS encoding ABC transporter permease, with protein MAEVHTPKGTVVEEQPNLDAAAIAAQTLGAPKSAKPSSLWRDARRRFIKNKLAIAGIVIMLIIVIPVIGADVFQRYDPTISQYNRAPGAPRLFDQNYQAPSEKFWFGTDGQDRDLWARMLHGGRVSLLVGVFVQVMVLTLGVPLGLISGFFGGKIDTFIMFIVNIFYAFPSILAGLLFLSAFGSSIIWVLIAVGIGLWPPMARLIRGQVLSLREKEFVEAARAIGVKNSKLMFRHIFPNTLGPIIVSVSFGVPQAIQIEAFYGFIGISVPPPATSWGQLVNEGFRAFQSNPITILLIPAMAIALTCMSLNFIGDGLRDAFDPKTKNK; from the coding sequence ATGGCAGAAGTACACACGCCAAAAGGCACAGTGGTTGAAGAACAACCCAATCTAGATGCGGCAGCCATCGCCGCTCAAACGCTGGGAGCGCCCAAAAGCGCGAAACCTTCCAGCCTGTGGCGAGATGCCCGTCGCCGCTTCATAAAAAACAAACTGGCGATTGCCGGGATTGTGATAATGCTGATAATTGTTATCCCGGTGATCGGGGCAGATGTTTTCCAGCGCTATGATCCCACCATTTCGCAATACAATCGTGCACCGGGCGCTCCAAGATTGTTTGACCAGAACTATCAAGCTCCCTCAGAAAAATTTTGGTTCGGTACTGATGGGCAAGATCGGGACCTGTGGGCGCGTATGCTGCATGGTGGGCGCGTCTCGTTACTCGTTGGTGTTTTTGTTCAGGTTATGGTACTTACTCTCGGTGTACCTTTAGGTTTGATATCGGGCTTTTTCGGCGGGAAAATTGACACATTTATAATGTTTATAGTCAACATATTTTATGCCTTTCCCTCTATTCTTGCCGGTTTGCTTTTCTTGTCCGCCTTTGGCAGTAGTATCATCTGGGTGTTGATAGCAGTAGGTATTGGGCTTTGGCCCCCGATGGCGCGCCTTATTCGTGGTCAGGTGTTGAGCTTGCGCGAAAAAGAATTTGTAGAAGCCGCTCGTGCTATTGGTGTGAAAAATTCAAAGCTGATGTTCCGGCACATCTTCCCCAATACGCTCGGTCCAATAATCGTGTCGGTGAGCTTTGGCGTACCGCAAGCAATCCAGATAGAAGCTTTCTACGGTTTCATCGGCATCAGCGTGCCACCTCCGGCTACTAGCTGGGGTCAACTCGTAAATGAAGGTTTCAGGGCATTTCAGTCCAACCCTATTACCATTTTGTTAATTCCGGCGATGGCAATTGCCTTAACCTGTATGTCGCTGAACTTTATCGGCGACGGTTTGCGCGATGCCTTTGACCCCAAGACTAAGAACAAATAA